The Zhihengliuella sp. ISTPL4 genomic interval TGGAGACGGCGCTGCACCATCCCGAGTACGTCCGCGCAGTCGTTCCCATCGGCCCGGTCGTCGACGACGCTCACCGTACGCTGGGGGCGCAGGCCAGGGCCTTGGCGGTCGACACGCTGGGCGAGACTCCCGCGATCAACACGGTCGTCCTCACCGACTACCTGCGCTGCGGTGTGCGCTGGTACCTCCGGCAGGTTCGGCACATGCTCGCATATCCGCTGGAGGAGAAAATCGCCGCGCTCACGGTGCCGGTGCTGATCGTGCGGGGGAGTGAGGACCCCATCGCCGGGCGTGCGTGGTGCCGGCGTCTGCGCGACGCCGCCGCGGTGTCCCGACTCGTGGAGATCCCGGGTCACCATCACGTCGCGCAGCAGTCCTCGCCTCGGGCGGTTGCTTCCGCGATCCTCACCCACACGGCCGGCGCCTGGCCGATCGCTGCCCCGGCGACGGCGAACCGACGGGGGAGGGCACCATCGGCGTCCTGAGGAAGCTGGGCTGGTGGGTCGCGGACTACGCCTACGCAGGGTTCTGGCAGGTCCGATCGTTCTTCGGTCGGGACCAAGCCGACGGCTTCGCCACCGGGCACGGCGCGCCGATCGTCGTCCTCGCCGGCGTCTACGAGACCTGGCGGTTCCTGGAGCCGCTCATCGTCGCGCTGCACGAGCGCGGACATCCGGTGCACGTCGTCGACGCCCTGCGCCGCAACCAGTTCCCGGTGCAGGACGAGGCCGATCAGGTGGCGGACTACCTGCGCACACATGACCTCTCCGGTGTCATCCTCGTCGCGCACAGCAAGGGCGGGCTGGCCGGCAAGCTCGTGATGACCGGCCCCGAGGGTGGACGGATCCGTGGCATGCTCGCCATCGCGACGCCCTTCGGCGGCTCCCGGTACGCCCGGCTGCTCCCTGGCCGGGTCCTGCGGGCGTTCTCACCCGACGACCCGTCAATCGTCGCACTGAGTCGTGAGCTCGACGTGAACGCGCGGATCGTCTCGGTCTACGCCACGTTCGACCCGCACATCCCCGAGGGGAGCGAGCTGCCCGGCGCCAAGAACGTCGTCCTGGAGACCGGGGGAC includes:
- a CDS encoding alpha/beta fold hydrolase encodes the protein MVLRRLVLTSGLTFRILESPRPAGSTAPTVVLVHGIGMSHRYLSRLHDVLAQTTRVVSVDLPGFGGLPKPRFDVTIPQMAAGLAQVVATLDDDRVVLVGHSMGVQWAVETALHHPEYVRAVVPIGPVVDDAHRTLGAQARALAVDTLGETPAINTVVLTDYLRCGVRWYLRQVRHMLAYPLEEKIAALTVPVLIVRGSEDPIAGRAWCRRLRDAAAVSRLVEIPGHHHVAQQSSPRAVASAILTHTAGAWPIAAPATANRRGRAPSAS
- a CDS encoding alpha/beta fold hydrolase, giving the protein MHVVDALRRNQFPVQDEADQVADYLRTHDLSGVILVAHSKGGLAGKLVMTGPEGGRIRGMLAIATPFGGSRYARLLPGRVLRAFSPDDPSIVALSRELDVNARIVSVYATFDPHIPEGSELPGAKNVVLETGGHFRVLAHPRVMAELAALAE